GTTGTTAAAAGATCATAAGCCATTGCAAAACCTATTTGTTTTCAATTGCTTTTATCCAGCTATCTCTTAGTTCGGATAATATTGTTGTAACTATTTCAAAATTTCCTTTTCGTGCCTGATCCTGGCAGAACTGATAAAGTTTTATCAAGTTTATTGCAAGATCTTTATAGCTTTCATCATCAAATCTTAGAAATCCTATTAACTCTTGAATTGCATTATTTGTT
Above is a genomic segment from Ignavibacteriales bacterium containing:
- a CDS encoding flagellar protein FliS, yielding MYQAAVLNKSKLNPYLTNQILNAPPEQLLIKVFDFAVVHAEKKDMIKTNNAIQELIGFLRFDDESYKDLAINLIKLYQFCQDQARKGNFEIVTTILSELRDSWIKAIENK